Proteins from a genomic interval of Marmoricola sp. OAE513:
- a CDS encoding MSMEG_0565 family glycosyltransferase: MRIALLTYSTKPRGGVVHTLALAEALAALGEEVHVWTLARGGDTTFFRPVAPAVSVHPVPFPDVADEDVGTRIVRSIAALRTAFEAARDVYDVVHAQDCISANAAMPCIRTIHHLDTFTTPELAACHERAVVEPTDRICVSAAVAAEVEAGWGLTPTVIPNGVDAHRFVAGARDVAGRETWRRRLGTYVLALGGIEPRKGSIDLLEAMALVQQERPGTRLVLAGGETLFDYRDYRRAFESRAAELGVDLEVLGGIDDAALPTLVAEASALGFVSTKEGFGLAAMEALAAGVPVVARDLPVLREVFGSTVTYARDVPSIAQALDGVLGGTHDPGPGRALAATYSWTAAATAHQRFYAGRRERLPNSPDPNVLSGFDSSAQTRKG; encoded by the coding sequence GTGCGGATCGCGCTGCTCACCTACTCGACCAAGCCGCGCGGCGGCGTGGTGCACACGCTCGCGCTGGCCGAGGCACTCGCCGCGCTCGGCGAGGAGGTGCACGTCTGGACCTTGGCGCGCGGCGGTGACACCACCTTCTTCAGGCCGGTCGCGCCGGCTGTGAGCGTGCACCCCGTGCCGTTCCCCGACGTGGCCGACGAGGACGTCGGTACCCGGATCGTCCGCTCGATCGCGGCCCTGCGGACGGCCTTCGAGGCCGCTCGGGACGTCTACGACGTCGTGCACGCCCAGGACTGCATCAGCGCGAACGCCGCGATGCCGTGCATCCGCACCATCCACCACCTCGACACCTTCACCACCCCGGAGCTCGCGGCCTGCCACGAGCGAGCGGTCGTGGAGCCGACCGATCGGATCTGCGTGTCTGCTGCCGTGGCGGCCGAGGTCGAGGCCGGCTGGGGCCTGACCCCCACGGTCATCCCGAACGGCGTCGACGCCCACCGGTTCGTCGCGGGGGCCCGCGACGTGGCCGGACGCGAGACGTGGCGTCGGCGGCTGGGCACCTACGTCCTGGCGCTGGGAGGCATCGAGCCGCGCAAGGGCAGCATCGACCTGCTCGAGGCGATGGCCCTGGTCCAGCAGGAACGCCCCGGGACCCGCCTGGTGCTGGCCGGCGGCGAGACGTTGTTCGACTACCGCGACTACCGACGCGCCTTCGAAAGCCGGGCCGCCGAGCTCGGCGTCGACCTCGAGGTGCTCGGCGGCATCGACGACGCCGCCCTGCCGACTCTCGTCGCCGAGGCGAGCGCGCTCGGGTTCGTCTCCACCAAGGAGGGGTTTGGGCTGGCCGCGATGGAGGCGCTCGCCGCGGGGGTTCCGGTGGTGGCGCGCGACCTCCCTGTCCTGCGCGAGGTCTTCGGTTCCACGGTCACCTACGCCCGGGACGTGCCGTCGATCGCGCAGGCGCTCGACGGTGTCCTGGGCGGCACCCACGATCCGGGACCAGGGCGTGCGCTCGCTGCGACGTACAGCTGGACGGCCGCTGCCACTGCCCACCAGCGGTTCTATGCCGGGCGCCGCGAACGCCTACCCAATTCCCCAGATCCAAACGTCCTGAGCGGGTTTGATTCCTCCGCGCAGACCCGCAAGGGTTGA
- a CDS encoding maltotransferase domain-containing protein, producing MVGRIPVLDVTPVVEHGRYPAKSVVGESFPVTALVFREGHDLLGADVVLTDPAGVRRAPVRLTPVAGDVDRWGAEVSADQVGAWSFTIQSWSDPLSTWLHDAGIKIRAEVDVELMFAEGAALLERWAREVEAPKAARTVAADTLRALTDTSRPVEARLAAAESPAVDELFTAYPLRDLLTSEGPYPLFVSRERALNSAWYEFFPRSEGATEAADGTRTSGTFKTAIHRLEAVAAMGFDVLYLPPIHPIGEVNRKGRNNTLTPGPTDVGSPWAIGSKAGGHDKIHPDLGTLKDFDAFVKKAGSLGLEVALDLALQAAPDHPWVKKHQEWFTTRVDGSIAYAENPPKKYQDIYPINFDNDPEGIYAEVLRVVRHWMKHGVRIFRVDNPHTKPLAFWERLLGELRETDPDVLFLAEAFTKPPMMQALAKIGFHQSYTYFTWRNHKAEIEDYLREVSATSAHYFRPNFWPNTPDILHEYLQHGGPAAFRIRATLAATGSPSWGVYAGFELCERMAVRPGSEEYLDSEKYEIKVRDWAGAEAEGRSLAPYLTRLNELRRHHRALQRLRGLTVHRSDNENVLVFSRTVPAGSATASDSVIVVLTLDPHSPQETMVHLDLAALGVPDDAVVEVHDELTGQTWSWGTDNYVRLDPSVEVAHILTVRTA from the coding sequence ATGGTGGGACGGATCCCGGTACTGGACGTGACGCCCGTGGTCGAGCACGGGCGCTATCCCGCCAAGTCCGTGGTCGGTGAGTCGTTCCCCGTCACCGCCCTGGTCTTCCGCGAGGGGCACGACCTGCTCGGCGCCGACGTCGTGCTGACCGATCCCGCCGGGGTGCGGCGGGCACCGGTGCGGCTCACGCCGGTCGCCGGGGACGTCGACCGCTGGGGCGCGGAGGTGAGCGCGGACCAGGTCGGCGCGTGGTCCTTCACGATCCAGTCCTGGAGCGACCCGTTGTCGACCTGGCTGCACGACGCCGGCATCAAGATCCGCGCCGAGGTCGACGTCGAGCTGATGTTCGCCGAGGGAGCCGCCCTGCTCGAGCGCTGGGCCCGGGAGGTCGAGGCGCCGAAGGCCGCCCGTACGGTCGCGGCCGACACCCTCAGGGCACTGACCGACACGAGCCGTCCCGTCGAGGCCCGGCTGGCCGCTGCGGAGAGTCCGGCGGTCGACGAGCTGTTCACGGCGTACCCGCTCCGCGACCTGCTGACCTCCGAGGGCCCCTACCCGCTCTTCGTGTCCCGCGAACGCGCGCTGAACAGCGCTTGGTACGAGTTCTTCCCGCGCTCAGAGGGGGCCACCGAGGCAGCCGACGGGACCCGCACCAGTGGCACGTTCAAGACGGCGATCCACCGCCTCGAGGCGGTCGCGGCGATGGGCTTCGACGTGCTCTACCTGCCCCCGATCCACCCGATCGGCGAGGTCAACCGCAAGGGCCGCAACAACACCCTGACGCCCGGGCCGACCGACGTCGGCTCGCCCTGGGCGATCGGCTCCAAGGCCGGCGGGCACGACAAGATCCACCCCGACCTCGGGACGCTCAAGGACTTCGACGCCTTCGTGAAGAAGGCGGGCTCGCTCGGCCTCGAGGTCGCGCTGGACCTCGCGCTCCAGGCTGCTCCCGACCACCCCTGGGTCAAGAAGCACCAGGAGTGGTTCACCACCCGCGTCGACGGATCGATCGCGTACGCCGAGAACCCGCCGAAGAAGTACCAGGACATCTACCCGATCAACTTCGACAACGACCCCGAGGGCATCTACGCCGAGGTGCTCCGCGTCGTCCGGCACTGGATGAAGCACGGCGTCCGGATCTTCCGCGTCGACAACCCGCACACGAAGCCGCTCGCGTTCTGGGAGCGCCTGCTCGGAGAGCTGCGCGAGACCGACCCGGACGTGCTGTTCCTCGCCGAGGCGTTCACGAAGCCACCGATGATGCAGGCGCTGGCCAAGATCGGCTTCCACCAGAGCTACACCTACTTCACCTGGCGCAACCACAAGGCCGAGATCGAGGACTACCTGCGCGAGGTGTCCGCCACGTCGGCGCACTACTTCCGACCGAACTTCTGGCCCAACACCCCCGACATCCTGCACGAGTACCTGCAGCACGGCGGGCCGGCCGCGTTCCGGATCCGGGCCACGCTCGCCGCCACCGGCTCCCCCAGCTGGGGCGTGTACGCCGGGTTCGAGCTGTGCGAGCGGATGGCGGTCCGGCCCGGGAGCGAGGAGTACCTGGACTCGGAGAAGTACGAGATCAAGGTGCGCGACTGGGCGGGCGCCGAGGCCGAGGGGCGGTCGTTGGCCCCTTACCTGACCCGGCTCAACGAGCTGCGCCGTCACCATCGGGCGCTGCAGCGGCTGCGTGGCCTGACCGTGCACCGCAGCGACAACGAGAACGTCTTGGTCTTCAGCCGGACCGTCCCGGCCGGCTCGGCGACCGCGAGCGACAGCGTGATCGTGGTGCTGACGCTCGACCCGCACTCCCCGCAGGAGACGATGGTGCACCTCGACCTCGCCGCCCTGGGTGTCCCGGACGACGCCGTCGTCGAGGTGCACGACGAGCTCACCGGCCAGACCTGGTCGTGGGGCACCGACAACTACGTCCGCCTCGACCCGTCCGTCGAGGTGGCCCACATCCTGACCGTGAGGACCGCGTGA
- the treS gene encoding maltose alpha-D-glucosyltransferase, giving the protein MHATATASATVLGDEPEWFKTAVFYEVLVRSFKDSDGDGVGDFRGLTEKLDYLQWLGVDCLWVPPFFTSPLRDGGYDVADYTNILPECGTVEDFHAFLDAAHARGIRVIIDFVMNHTSDAHPWFQASRSDPDGEFGDFYVWSDTDQLYEDARIIFVDTEPSNWTWDPVRGQYFWHRFFSHQPDLNFDNPKVLQAMLDAMAFWLDMGLDGFRLDAVPYLFERPGTNGENLPETHEALKQVRRFVDENYPGTVLLCEANQWPSDVVEYFGDPEVGGDECHMAFHFPVMPRIFMAVRRESRFPISEIMEQTPAIPANCQWGIFLRNHDELTLEMVTDEDRDYMWSEYAQDPRMKANIGIRRRLAPLLDNDTNRMELFTALLLSLPGSPVLYYGDEIGMGDNIWLGDRDGVRTPMQWSSDRNGGFSSATPGKLHLPAVQDPVYGYQSVNVEAELDNSSSLLHWTRKMIHTRKQHPSFGLGDFSDLGGTNPSVLSYVREHAWVDEDGLSHRDTVLCVNNLSRFPQPVELDLRRWEGVTPVELLGGVRFPQVGELPYLLTLGGYGFYWIRLPEVADDA; this is encoded by the coding sequence ATCCATGCCACTGCTACCGCCAGCGCGACCGTTCTCGGCGACGAGCCGGAGTGGTTCAAGACAGCCGTCTTCTACGAGGTGCTGGTGCGCTCGTTCAAGGACTCCGACGGTGACGGCGTCGGCGACTTCCGCGGGCTGACGGAGAAGCTCGACTACTTGCAGTGGCTCGGTGTCGACTGCCTGTGGGTCCCGCCGTTCTTCACCTCCCCGCTGCGCGACGGCGGGTACGACGTCGCCGACTACACCAACATCCTCCCCGAGTGCGGCACCGTCGAGGACTTCCACGCGTTCCTCGACGCCGCGCACGCCCGCGGCATCCGCGTGATCATCGACTTCGTCATGAACCACACCTCGGACGCGCACCCGTGGTTCCAGGCGAGCCGGTCGGACCCGGACGGCGAGTTCGGCGACTTCTACGTCTGGTCCGACACCGACCAGCTCTACGAGGACGCACGGATCATCTTCGTCGACACCGAACCGTCGAACTGGACCTGGGACCCGGTCCGCGGCCAGTACTTCTGGCACCGGTTCTTCTCCCACCAGCCCGACCTGAACTTCGACAACCCGAAGGTCCTGCAGGCGATGCTCGACGCGATGGCGTTCTGGCTCGACATGGGCCTCGACGGGTTCCGCCTCGACGCCGTGCCGTACCTCTTCGAGCGTCCCGGGACCAACGGCGAGAACCTGCCCGAGACGCACGAGGCGCTCAAGCAGGTCCGGCGCTTCGTCGACGAGAACTACCCGGGCACGGTGCTGCTGTGCGAGGCCAATCAGTGGCCGAGCGACGTTGTCGAGTACTTCGGGGACCCAGAGGTGGGTGGCGACGAGTGCCACATGGCGTTCCACTTCCCGGTGATGCCCCGCATCTTCATGGCGGTGCGACGCGAGTCCCGGTTCCCGATCTCCGAGATCATGGAGCAGACGCCCGCCATCCCGGCCAACTGCCAGTGGGGCATCTTCCTGCGCAACCACGACGAGCTCACCCTCGAGATGGTGACCGACGAGGACCGCGACTACATGTGGTCGGAGTACGCCCAGGACCCGCGGATGAAGGCGAACATCGGCATCCGTCGCCGGCTCGCGCCGCTGCTGGACAACGACACCAACCGGATGGAGCTGTTCACGGCTCTCCTGCTCTCCCTGCCCGGGTCCCCCGTCCTGTACTACGGGGACGAGATCGGGATGGGCGACAACATCTGGCTCGGTGACCGTGACGGCGTACGCACCCCGATGCAGTGGTCCTCGGACCGCAACGGCGGGTTCTCCTCGGCCACGCCGGGCAAGCTGCACCTGCCCGCGGTTCAAGATCCCGTTTACGGGTACCAGTCGGTCAACGTGGAAGCCGAACTCGACAACTCCTCCTCGCTTCTGCACTGGACGCGGAAGATGATCCACACCCGCAAGCAGCACCCCAGCTTCGGGCTGGGCGACTTCAGCGACCTGGGCGGCACCAATCCCTCGGTGCTCTCCTACGTGCGGGAGCACGCCTGGGTCGACGAGGACGGTCTGTCGCACCGCGACACGGTCCTCTGCGTGAACAACTTGTCCCGCTTCCCCCAACCGGTCGAGCTCGACCTGCGCCGGTGGGAGGGCGTGACGCCCGTCGAGCTCCTCGGCGGGGTCCGATTCCCCCAGGTCGGGGAGCTCCCCTACCTGCTGACCCTCGGCGGGTACGGCTTCTACTGGATCCGCCTCCCGGAGGTTGCCGATGACGCCTGA
- a CDS encoding MSMEG_0569 family flavin-dependent oxidoreductase translates to MNDQPEHSTEVVVVGGGQAGLSTSWFLTRDGVDHVVLEAGTTAHEWADSRWDNFTLVTPNWHCALPGYAYDGPDPDGFMTRDEVVAWLGGYAATFGPPVREHHTVTELVPSADGGYRLTVTTPQGTETWHAGQVVVATGGYHVPILPTWASALDPSITQLQAGEYRNNDQLPNGAVLVVGSGQSGAQIAEDLHLEGRQVHLALGDAPRVARFYRGRDCMTWLADMGLYETPVASYPGGLAAREKTNHYVTGRDGGRDIDLRAFAAEGMRLYGMLESGRGTDLTFQPTMTAALDSADATYNSICRDIDRYIERAGIDAPPGAAYEPVWVPEADPTSLDLVAEGITSIVWAIGYRPDYRWVRVGVFDGTGRPTHERGVTTARGLYFLGLPWLHTWGSGRFLGIARDAEHVAATALGRRRNVLVPALEAS, encoded by the coding sequence ATGAACGACCAACCCGAGCACAGCACCGAGGTCGTGGTCGTCGGTGGCGGCCAGGCAGGCCTCTCCACGAGCTGGTTCCTCACCCGCGACGGGGTCGACCACGTCGTCCTCGAGGCCGGGACGACCGCGCACGAGTGGGCCGACAGCCGGTGGGACAACTTCACCCTGGTCACCCCGAACTGGCACTGCGCCCTTCCCGGGTACGCCTACGACGGTCCGGACCCGGACGGGTTCATGACCCGCGACGAGGTGGTCGCCTGGCTCGGCGGCTACGCCGCGACCTTCGGGCCGCCGGTACGCGAGCACCACACGGTCACCGAACTGGTCCCATCGGCCGACGGGGGCTACCGGCTCACCGTCACCACCCCGCAAGGCACCGAAACCTGGCACGCCGGCCAGGTGGTGGTCGCGACCGGCGGTTACCACGTACCGATCCTTCCGACCTGGGCGAGCGCGCTGGACCCGTCGATCACCCAGCTGCAGGCCGGTGAGTACCGCAACAACGACCAGCTCCCCAACGGCGCCGTCCTCGTCGTCGGGTCCGGGCAGTCCGGCGCGCAGATCGCCGAGGACCTGCACCTCGAGGGCCGCCAGGTGCACCTCGCGCTGGGCGACGCCCCGCGCGTCGCCCGCTTCTACCGTGGCCGGGACTGCATGACCTGGCTGGCGGACATGGGGCTCTACGAGACTCCCGTGGCCAGCTACCCGGGCGGACTCGCGGCGCGGGAGAAGACCAACCACTACGTCACCGGACGGGACGGCGGTCGCGACATCGACCTGCGCGCGTTCGCCGCCGAAGGGATGCGGCTCTACGGGATGCTCGAGTCCGGCCGCGGCACCGACCTGACCTTCCAGCCCACGATGACGGCGGCGCTGGACTCGGCCGACGCGACGTACAACTCGATCTGCCGCGACATCGATCGCTACATCGAGCGCGCCGGGATCGACGCGCCGCCGGGAGCGGCGTACGAGCCGGTCTGGGTGCCCGAGGCGGACCCGACGTCGCTGGACCTGGTAGCCGAGGGGATCACCAGCATCGTCTGGGCGATCGGGTACCGCCCGGACTACCGCTGGGTGCGGGTCGGTGTGTTCGACGGCACCGGGCGTCCCACCCACGAACGGGGCGTGACCACGGCGCGCGGCCTGTACTTCCTCGGCCTGCCGTGGCTGCACACGTGGGGATCGGGACGCTTCCTGGGCATCGCCCGCGACGCCGAGCACGTCGCTGCGACGGCGCTGGGGCGACGGCGCAACGTCCTGGTCCCGGCTCTGGAGGCGAGCTGA
- a CDS encoding carbon-nitrogen hydrolase family protein has product MAALTIAAVAANFGRDLDRCVNKTTRIISDARDAGVGLLVLPHAALGGYLSDLAHPDPRALPPPLSEDSAELAKVVQWAGDMVVCLGFTEVAVTGGQAYTYNTAVCFNGSGILGRHRKVHQPLGEREATWPGDRFDAFDTPVGRIGMLIDYDKTFPEAARALALDGAELVACLSAWPASVTDRADRLSADRQSRLFDIYDSARAAENQIVWVSSNQTGSMGGLRFLGQAKVVGPGGDILARTQGKGGMAVTTLDVAAEVARSRRTLSHLRERVPEAYRGTNPVV; this is encoded by the coding sequence TTGGCCGCCCTGACCATCGCCGCCGTCGCCGCCAACTTCGGCCGCGACCTGGACCGGTGCGTCAACAAGACCACGCGGATCATCTCCGACGCGCGGGACGCCGGGGTGGGCCTGCTGGTGCTCCCTCACGCCGCGCTGGGCGGCTACCTCAGCGACCTCGCGCACCCTGATCCGCGTGCCCTGCCACCGCCGCTGTCCGAGGACTCGGCCGAGCTCGCCAAAGTAGTCCAGTGGGCCGGCGACATGGTGGTCTGCCTGGGGTTCACCGAGGTCGCCGTGACCGGCGGGCAGGCGTACACGTACAACACTGCCGTCTGCTTCAACGGCTCAGGCATCCTCGGCCGCCACCGCAAGGTGCACCAGCCGCTGGGCGAGCGCGAGGCCACCTGGCCCGGGGACCGCTTCGACGCGTTCGACACACCGGTCGGCCGGATCGGGATGCTCATCGACTACGACAAGACCTTCCCGGAGGCCGCTCGCGCCCTGGCGCTGGACGGCGCCGAGCTGGTCGCCTGCCTGAGCGCTTGGCCGGCCAGCGTCACCGACCGGGCGGACCGCCTCTCCGCGGACCGCCAGTCCCGGTTGTTCGACATCTACGACTCGGCCCGCGCGGCCGAGAACCAGATCGTGTGGGTCTCCTCCAACCAGACGGGCTCGATGGGCGGGCTCCGGTTCCTCGGGCAGGCCAAGGTCGTGGGCCCCGGCGGTGACATCCTGGCCCGCACCCAGGGCAAGGGCGGGATGGCGGTGACCACCCTCGACGTGGCCGCCGAGGTCGCGCGGTCGCGGCGCACGCTCAGCCACCTGCGCGAAAGGGTGCCGGAGGCGTACCGAGGCACGAACCCGGTGGTCTGA